Proteins from a single region of Xyrauchen texanus isolate HMW12.3.18 chromosome 7, RBS_HiC_50CHRs, whole genome shotgun sequence:
- the LOC127646985 gene encoding probable G-protein coupled receptor 173 has product MNRRRGTIFHRQFKEWCTSCLGSLNSCVYGNIKDSLLIGNVHIFVLWCQIGGPGLLDVGIQRQGLVVDSVLAQMANTSDPGESNPSLQNYSITASSVKLATLGLITCVSLLGNIGLSLLVLKDSSLHKAPYYFLLDLCVADIIRSAVCFPFVMISISNGSVWSYSIISCKIIAFMAVLFCFHIAFLLFCVSVTRYMAIAHHRFYSKRMTLWTCVAVICMVWTLSVAMAFPPVFDVGTYTFIREEEQCVFEHRYVKANDTLGFMLMLAVIVGTTHVVYVKMLCFVYDHRKMKPAQLVPAISQNWTFHGPGATGQAAANWISGFGRGPTPPTLVGIRQAAHNVSRRLLVLDEFKMEKRIGKMYYLITLVFLLLWAPYIVSCYIRVFVKGNAVPQVYLTAAVWLTFAQAGANPIICFIFNKELRMRFRACFPCCLTTETPMEPYCVI; this is encoded by the coding sequence ATGAATCGTCGGAGGGGGACTATATTCCATCGCCAGTTCAAGGAATGGTGCACGTCATGTCTCGGATCTCTAAACTCTTGTGTGTATGGCAATATTAAAGACTCCCTACTGATTGGTAACGTTCACATATTTGTATTGTGGTGCCAAATTGGGGGACCAGGATTGCTTGATGTCGGAATACAGCGCCAAGGCTTGGTTGTCGACAGTGTGCTTGCGCAGATGGCGAACACAAGCGATCCGGGGGAAAGCAACCCCTCGCTCCAGAATTATTCCATCACCGCCTCTTCGGTCAAACTGGCCACGTTGGGTCTCATCACCTGCGTCAGCCTGCTCGGGAATATCGGGCTCTCTCTCCTGGTGCTGAAAGACAGCTCCCTTCACAAGGCTCCGTACTATTTCCTCCTCGACCTGTGCGTGGCTGACATCATCCGCTCGGCAGTGTGTTTCCCGTTCGTGATGATCTCCATCAGCAACGGCTCCGTGTGGAGCTACAGCATCATCAGCTGCAAGATCATCGCGTTCATGGCCGTCTTGTTCTGTTTCCACATCGCCTTTCTGCTCTTCTGCGTTAGCGTAACGCGCTACATGGCCATCGCGCACCACCGGTTCTACTCTAAACGCATGACGCTATGGACATGCGTCGCGGTCATATGCATGGTATGGACCCTCTCCGTCGCAATGGCATTCCCTCCGGTATTCGATGTCGGGACGTATACATTTATACGCGAAGAAGAGCAGTGCGTATTCGAACACCGATACGTGAAAGCCAACGACACGCTGGGTTTCATGCTCATGTTGGCTGTGATCGTGGGCACGACGCATGTTGTGTATGTCAAAATGCTGTGCTTTGTTTACGACCACCGTAAAATGAAACCCGCTCAGCTGGTTCCGGCGATCAGCCAGAACTGGACATTTCACGGGCCGGGGGCGACGGGCCAGGCGGCCGCCAACTGGATCTCGGGTTTCGGACGCGGCCCCACGCCGCCGACATTAGTGGGCATCAGGCAAGCGGCGCACAACGTCAGTCGCAGACTGCTCGTCCTGGACGAGTTCAAGATGGAGAAACGGATAGGGAAGATGTACTACTTGATCACTCTAGTGTTTCTGCTCTTATGGGCCCCGTATATTGTGTCGTGTTACATTCGGGTATTTGTGAAGGGCAACGCGGTTCCTCAGGTGTACCTGACCGCGGCTGTGTGGTTGACGTTCGCCCAGGCGGGGGCGAATCCTATCATATGTTTCATATTCAATAAAGAGTTAAGAATGAGATTCAGAGCCTGCTTTCCGTGCTGCCTGACCACAGAAACCC